From the Micromonospora lupini genome, one window contains:
- the steA gene encoding putative cytokinetic ring protein SteA, translating to MRLPTLRRNRNAEPGRVLGTARLDRRTKRLVGRLRPGDIAVIDHVDVDRVAADSLVAVGVAAVLNAKPSVSGRYPNLGPEVLVAAGIPLLDDLGEGVFERIREGDQVRIEGNTVFAGEEPVAHGILQDAESVAKAMSDAREGLSVQLEAFAANTMDYLRQERDLLLDGVGVPDIQTQIQGRHCLIVVRGYDYKADLDVLRPYIREFKPVLIGVDGGADALVEAGYTPDMIIGDMDSVTDDVLRCGAEVIVHAYPDGRAPGLPRVNGLGVPAITFPAAATSEDLAMLLADEKGASLLVAVGTHATLVEFLDKGRGGMASTFLTRLKVGGKLVDAKGVSRLYRQSISGSSLLLLVLSAIAAMASAVAVSTVGKAYLGVVAEWWDNFVFQLYRLF from the coding sequence ATGCGTCTACCCACGTTGCGCCGGAACCGAAACGCGGAGCCGGGCAGAGTCCTCGGCACCGCGCGCCTTGATCGCCGGACGAAACGGCTGGTCGGTCGGCTGCGCCCCGGTGACATAGCAGTCATCGACCACGTCGACGTGGACCGGGTGGCGGCCGACTCGTTGGTCGCTGTCGGTGTCGCCGCGGTGCTCAACGCCAAGCCGTCGGTCTCCGGCCGCTATCCCAACCTTGGCCCGGAGGTGCTCGTCGCCGCCGGCATCCCGCTCCTGGACGATCTCGGGGAGGGCGTCTTCGAGCGCATCCGCGAGGGCGACCAGGTGCGGATCGAGGGCAACACCGTGTTCGCCGGCGAGGAGCCTGTCGCGCACGGCATCCTGCAGGACGCCGAGTCGGTCGCCAAGGCGATGTCCGACGCCCGGGAGGGTCTGTCGGTGCAGTTGGAGGCGTTCGCCGCCAACACGATGGACTACCTGCGCCAGGAACGCGACCTGCTGCTCGACGGCGTGGGCGTTCCGGACATCCAGACCCAGATCCAGGGTCGGCACTGCTTGATCGTGGTGCGTGGCTACGACTACAAGGCCGACCTGGACGTGCTGCGCCCGTACATCCGGGAGTTCAAGCCGGTGCTGATCGGCGTGGACGGCGGCGCGGACGCGCTCGTCGAGGCCGGGTACACCCCTGACATGATCATCGGGGACATGGATTCGGTCACCGACGACGTGCTGCGCTGCGGCGCCGAGGTGATCGTGCACGCCTACCCCGACGGTCGGGCGCCCGGCCTGCCCCGGGTCAACGGTCTCGGTGTCCCGGCCATCACCTTCCCGGCCGCGGCGACAAGCGAGGACCTGGCGATGCTGCTTGCCGACGAGAAGGGCGCGTCGCTGCTCGTCGCGGTCGGCACCCACGCCACGCTCGTCGAGTTCCTGGACAAGGGGCGCGGCGGGATGGCCTCGACGTTCCTGACTCGGTTGAAGGTCGGGGGCAAGCTCGTCGACGCCAAGGGTGTGAGCCGGCTCTACCGGCAGAGCATCTCCGGCTCGTCGCTGTTGCTGCTGGTGCTCTCGGCGATCGCGGCGATGGCCTCCGCGGTGGCCGTCTCCACCGTCGGGAAGGCGTACCTGGGCGTGGTCGCCGAGTGGTGGGACAATTTCGTGTTCCAGCTGTACCGGCTCTTCTAG
- a CDS encoding glycosyltransferase family 4 protein, which produces MTETSLPTGWSGSVALLLASSTGGVGQHVRSVARGLVASGATVLVCGPAATQEQFDFTGVGARFQPVEIPASPTPADARAVLALRRALAAARVDVVHAHGLRAGLVAVLARPSAPVVVTWHNAVLAGGLRGGVSRLVERVVARGARVALGASTDLVERAAALGAADARLAPVAAPTLPAPRRRRAAVRAEFGVRPEQQLLVSVGRLHPQKRYDVLIDAAARWRTRTPPPVVVIAGSGPAYLPLAARTSAARAPVTLLGHRTDVADLLAGADLAVVTSDWEARQLFAQEAMRAGVPLVATAVGGLPELVGDAAALVPAGDVDAVDAAVRALLDDPAARAELGRRGAERAATWPTEEDTVAVLAALYAELDARPTGPSTPGSDAPMTGHR; this is translated from the coding sequence ATGACGGAGACCAGTCTGCCCACCGGCTGGTCGGGCTCCGTGGCGCTGCTGCTCGCGTCCAGCACCGGCGGGGTCGGCCAGCACGTCCGCTCGGTGGCGCGCGGGCTCGTCGCGTCCGGCGCCACCGTACTGGTCTGCGGGCCGGCGGCCACCCAGGAGCAGTTCGACTTCACAGGCGTCGGCGCGCGTTTCCAGCCGGTGGAGATTCCGGCCAGCCCGACCCCGGCCGACGCGCGGGCGGTGCTCGCCCTGCGGCGGGCGCTCGCCGCCGCGCGTGTCGACGTGGTGCACGCCCACGGTCTGCGCGCCGGTCTCGTCGCCGTGCTTGCCCGTCCGTCCGCCCCGGTGGTCGTGACGTGGCACAACGCGGTCCTCGCGGGCGGCCTGCGCGGCGGGGTCTCCCGGCTCGTCGAGCGGGTGGTCGCCCGGGGCGCCCGGGTGGCCCTCGGCGCCTCCACCGACCTGGTCGAGCGGGCCGCCGCGCTGGGCGCCGCCGACGCCCGACTCGCCCCGGTCGCCGCCCCGACGCTGCCCGCGCCGCGTCGACGCCGCGCTGCCGTCCGCGCCGAGTTCGGCGTACGACCGGAGCAACAGTTGCTCGTCTCGGTGGGGCGGCTGCACCCACAGAAGCGCTACGACGTGCTGATCGACGCGGCGGCCCGCTGGCGTACGCGTACCCCGCCGCCGGTCGTGGTGATCGCCGGAAGCGGGCCGGCGTACCTGCCACTGGCCGCCCGGACCTCGGCGGCCCGCGCGCCGGTGACCCTGCTGGGGCACCGCACGGACGTGGCCGACCTGCTCGCCGGCGCCGACCTGGCGGTGGTCACCAGCGACTGGGAGGCCCGGCAGCTCTTCGCCCAGGAGGCGATGCGGGCCGGCGTACCGCTTGTGGCGACCGCTGTGGGTGGCCTTCCGGAGCTGGTCGGCGACGCCGCCGCGCTGGTCCCCGCCGGTGACGTGGACGCCGTCGACGCGGCGGTGCGCGCGCTGCTGGACGATCCGGCGGCCCGGGCCGAGCTGGGTCGGCGCGGCGCCGAACGGGCGGCGACGTGGCCCACCGAGGAGGACACGGTGGCCGTGCTGGCGGCCCTCTACGCCGAGCTGGACGCCCGTCCGACAGGTCCTTCGACCCCCGGCTCCGACGCGCCGATGACGGGACACCGGTGA
- the murJ gene encoding murein biosynthesis integral membrane protein MurJ, which translates to MTRPAPLAGAGRLAGAAALIAVLTVLSRLAGFGRTAVFTVGLGHTDLGGAYVVANAVPNFIFEIVAGGALASLVVPLLAGAVAAGDRTAVARTTGALLTWTLALLVPLALLVVFAAGPVIGLLGDGLTAAQQQSGVRMLRVFAPQLPLYGIGIVLTGVLQAHRRFAWPVLAPLLSSLTVIVVYLVFGATQGRYATVGGVSPGGELLLSGGTTLGVVVLSLSLLIPVRRLRLGLRPGFGFTDDARARVGGLAVAGAVTVTTQQIALIVSLNQVTYGAATNPSVYNLAQTVYLLPWAVLAVPLAVAAYPTLAAARSAGDEDGYRATVAPAVRGVLLFSCLGAAALIGTAGPVGHFFFPASTAPTAAAAIIGYAPGLVGYGLFALLTRALYARGETRAATAATAVGFLVVPPAVLVLGVILPSRDRVFAVTSANSVGMVVLGVLLVTAVLRSAGRPALAGAARAGAAGGLAGLLAALAGLGLSRWLDRLDGGTPTMAVALGQGMLSGVLVGVVFLVVVWFVDRRDVRPLLTGVVRRLGRRGPRGRAGTSTPGAVPPERGDGKETAVR; encoded by the coding sequence GTGACCAGACCGGCACCCCTCGCCGGCGCCGGCCGGCTGGCCGGGGCAGCCGCGCTCATCGCCGTCCTCACCGTGCTCAGCCGGCTCGCCGGCTTCGGCCGTACCGCCGTGTTCACCGTGGGCCTCGGCCACACCGACCTCGGCGGCGCCTACGTGGTGGCCAACGCGGTGCCGAACTTCATCTTCGAGATCGTCGCCGGGGGAGCGCTGGCAAGCCTCGTCGTACCCCTGCTCGCCGGCGCGGTCGCGGCGGGCGACCGGACGGCAGTCGCCCGCACCACCGGGGCGCTGCTGACCTGGACGCTGGCCCTGCTGGTCCCGCTCGCCCTGCTCGTGGTGTTCGCCGCCGGGCCGGTGATCGGGCTGCTGGGCGACGGGTTGACCGCCGCCCAGCAGCAGAGCGGCGTGCGGATGTTGCGGGTCTTCGCGCCGCAACTGCCGCTGTACGGGATCGGCATCGTGCTCACCGGGGTGCTCCAGGCGCACCGCCGCTTCGCCTGGCCGGTGCTCGCCCCGCTGCTGTCCAGCCTCACCGTCATCGTCGTCTACCTCGTGTTCGGCGCCACGCAGGGCCGGTACGCCACAGTCGGCGGGGTGAGCCCCGGTGGCGAGTTGCTGCTCTCCGGGGGCACCACCCTCGGTGTGGTGGTGCTGTCGTTGTCGCTGCTGATCCCGGTCCGCCGGCTGCGCCTCGGGCTGCGCCCCGGATTCGGGTTCACCGACGACGCGCGGGCCCGGGTCGGCGGGTTGGCGGTGGCCGGCGCGGTCACCGTCACCACTCAGCAGATCGCCCTGATCGTCAGCCTGAACCAGGTCACCTACGGCGCGGCGACCAATCCCAGCGTCTACAACCTGGCGCAGACCGTCTACCTGCTGCCGTGGGCGGTGCTTGCGGTGCCGCTGGCCGTCGCGGCCTACCCGACCCTCGCGGCGGCGCGGTCGGCCGGCGACGAGGACGGCTACCGGGCGACAGTGGCCCCGGCCGTGCGGGGGGTGCTGCTGTTCAGTTGTCTCGGCGCGGCCGCGTTGATCGGGACGGCCGGCCCGGTCGGGCACTTCTTCTTCCCGGCATCCACCGCGCCGACGGCCGCCGCCGCGATCATCGGGTACGCCCCGGGTCTGGTCGGCTACGGCCTCTTCGCGCTGCTCACCCGTGCCCTCTACGCCCGGGGCGAGACCCGGGCGGCGACCGCCGCGACCGCCGTCGGCTTCCTGGTGGTGCCGCCCGCCGTCCTGGTGCTCGGTGTGATCCTGCCGTCGCGTGACCGGGTTTTCGCCGTGACGTCCGCCAACTCGGTGGGCATGGTGGTGCTCGGCGTGTTGCTCGTCACGGCGGTGCTGCGCAGCGCCGGCCGGCCGGCGCTGGCCGGCGCGGCCCGCGCCGGTGCGGCCGGTGGCCTCGCCGGACTGCTCGCCGCGCTCGCCGGGCTGGGCCTGAGCCGTTGGCTCGACAGGCTGGACGGCGGCACCCCGACGATGGCCGTGGCACTCGGTCAGGGCATGCTGTCCGGGGTTCTGGTAGGTGTCGTGTTCCTCGTCGTGGTCTGGTTCGTCGACCGGCGGGACGTACGGCCGCTACTGACCGGGGTGGTCCGCCGCCTCGGCCGGCGAGGGCCGCGGGGCCGGGCCGGGACGTCGACGCCGGGCGCGGTCCCCCCGGAGCGGGGCGACGGGAAGGAGACGGCGGTTCGGTGA
- a CDS encoding copper transporter, protein MINFRYHVVSLTAVFLALAIGLVVGTAALNGPVADSLKEQVTGLRKDNQQLRQQVNSMEKQLGLEEEFAEQVSQVVLPGTLTGRRVVVLSLPNGRDHTEGVLKKLQLAGATITGRVDLQDKFINPDNNSNLLELAVTAARPTAQTTGLPGNGHGVETSSALLASVLLDRAQGVAPVSDADRRAVLAAYNNAGYLTTDNNKVTGPAEAVVVVSGQPYVDKDSEKRDESVVKIAEQFDRTGSIVVGGNGSAGGNVVSVVRGDPVLSQTISTVDNANTVQGQLVTSLALVQQLVEKKAGQYGVGDNAASLLPRLPQ, encoded by the coding sequence GTGATCAACTTCCGCTACCACGTGGTGTCCCTCACCGCGGTCTTCCTGGCTCTGGCGATCGGCCTGGTGGTCGGCACAGCCGCCCTCAACGGCCCGGTCGCCGACTCGCTCAAGGAGCAGGTCACCGGGCTGCGCAAGGACAACCAGCAGTTGCGGCAGCAGGTCAACAGCATGGAGAAGCAGCTCGGTCTGGAGGAGGAGTTCGCCGAGCAGGTGTCCCAGGTCGTCCTGCCGGGCACCCTCACCGGGCGTCGGGTGGTGGTGCTCAGCCTGCCCAACGGGCGCGACCACACCGAGGGCGTGCTCAAGAAGCTCCAGCTCGCCGGTGCCACCATCACCGGCCGGGTCGACCTGCAGGACAAGTTCATCAACCCGGACAACAACTCCAACCTGCTGGAGCTGGCCGTCACCGCCGCGCGGCCGACCGCGCAGACCACCGGCCTGCCGGGCAACGGGCACGGCGTGGAGACCTCCAGCGCGCTGCTGGCAAGCGTCCTGCTGGACCGGGCCCAGGGCGTCGCGCCGGTGAGTGACGCCGACCGGCGGGCGGTGCTCGCCGCGTACAACAACGCCGGCTATCTGACCACCGACAACAACAAGGTCACCGGGCCGGCCGAGGCCGTCGTGGTCGTCAGCGGTCAGCCGTACGTCGACAAGGACTCCGAGAAGCGCGACGAGTCGGTCGTCAAGATCGCCGAGCAGTTCGACCGGACCGGGTCGATAGTGGTGGGCGGCAACGGCTCGGCCGGCGGCAACGTGGTGTCCGTGGTCCGCGGCGACCCGGTGCTGTCGCAGACCATCTCCACTGTCGACAACGCCAACACCGTGCAGGGCCAACTGGTCACCAGCCTCGCCCTGGTGCAGCAGCTCGTCGAGAAGAAGGCCGGTCAGTACGGCGTCGGCGACAACGCCGCGTCCCTGCTGCCTAGACTGCCCCAGTGA